From Acidimicrobiia bacterium, one genomic window encodes:
- a CDS encoding alpha/beta hydrolase: MVRTWNLEPRASSLDLSIRSWGAGPRHALLLHGISSNAEGWWRVGPALAELGYTVTAPDLRGHGMSPTSADLTLASYTADVLAIRPGWDLILGHSLGGAVAVLALKERPGLTPVLILEDPAIAIPAPELAIESLLKSYTAPISQEEVARRNPTWNTEDCRIKVSAIIESRPVMVEQTIRQNVPWNLVEEVVALEVPTLILGAEIQPVVPAEFGRYLAGMNPNLTFHQIPGSSHSMHRDEFDSFWARVVDFLP, translated from the coding sequence TTGGTCAGAACCTGGAACCTGGAACCGCGGGCTTCGTCCCTGGATCTCTCTATTCGCTCCTGGGGCGCAGGTCCCAGGCACGCTCTCCTGCTTCACGGTATTTCCTCCAACGCCGAAGGATGGTGGAGAGTCGGCCCGGCGCTCGCCGAACTCGGATACACCGTGACGGCCCCGGATCTCCGGGGCCATGGGATGAGCCCCACCTCGGCCGACCTGACACTCGCTTCGTACACAGCCGACGTGCTGGCGATCCGCCCCGGGTGGGATCTGATCCTCGGCCATTCGCTCGGCGGAGCTGTTGCCGTGCTGGCTCTGAAGGAGCGGCCGGGCCTGACGCCGGTCCTCATTCTGGAAGATCCGGCCATAGCCATCCCGGCTCCGGAGTTGGCGATCGAGAGCCTCTTGAAGTCGTACACGGCACCGATCTCCCAAGAGGAGGTGGCGCGGCGAAACCCGACCTGGAACACCGAGGACTGCCGGATCAAGGTGTCGGCGATCATCGAGTCGCGCCCGGTGATGGTTGAGCAGACCATTCGCCAAAACGTCCCCTGGAACCTGGTTGAAGAGGTTGTTGCCCTGGAGGTTCCGACGTTGATTCTGGGTGCCGAGATCCAACCGGTCGTCCCCGCCGAGTTCGGCCGCTACCTGGCGGGAATGAACCCGAACCTGACCTTCCATCAGATTCCCGGCAGTTCGCATTCGATGCATCGTGATGAGTTCGACTCGTTCTGGGCGCGGGTGGTCGACTTCTTGCCGTGA